One Acropora palmata chromosome 2, jaAcrPala1.3, whole genome shotgun sequence genomic window carries:
- the LOC141873947 gene encoding proprotein convertase subtilisin/kexin type 6-like isoform X1, which yields MEGGSFIFLAMLAVTIGSRASALKVGEFANLQSATGSEGCFKTIPNCASCLDHRTCLRCQKGFAFLESYWGALCVVKCPEGFTEVATSGNGTMCKSRKGCSKIVNCSQCEETFGDSCDVCEKGFLLFQQKTGSGVHCLTSCPAGFMEHGTRCRAEKCEDFFCSRCKEGLILQNKGGNNCLEKCPSGFFRKLDLLSGQAYCERCRRGCKKCRDPYNCDVCDDRFVLFKGAFSKCLRSCPTGYKTSERNSSRNSCIKDNNGCLDKSCYRCVDDWHRVVIRRQYHCRKKCPVGHFGFLTAQKTKLCFRCPYSCQSCSSSRKCQQCKPGFFKIERGRGKLCVGRCPRNYVARENPKGQKICVKESDDVFGRF from the exons ATGGAAGGAGgaagtttcatttttcttgctaTGTTGGCGGTAACTATAGGAAGCAGAGCATCCGCACTCAAAGTCGGGGAATTTGCAAACCTGCAATCAGCCACAGGTAGTGAAG GTTGCTTCAAGACTATCCCGAATTGTGCTTCATGTCTGGATCACAGAACATGCCTGAGGTGCCAAAAAGGCTTCGCTTTTCTTGAGAGTTACTGGGGCGCCCTTTGCGTTGTTAAATGTCCCGAGGGATTTACTGAAGTGGCGACGAGTGGAAATGGTACAATGTGCAAAAGCAGGAAGG GATGCAGTAAGATTGTGAACTGCTCTCAGTGCGAGGAGACTTTTGGTGACAGTTGTGACGTGTGCGAAAAGGGATTCCTGTTATTCCAACAAAAGACGGGCTCTGGAGTTCATTGCTTGACTTCTTGTCCCGCGGGATTCATGGAGCATGGGACGAGGTGTCGAGCAG aaaaatgTGAGGACTTCTTCTGTTCTCGCTGTAAAGAAGGGCTGATTCTGCAGAACAAAGGCGGCAACAATTGTCTTGAGAAGTGTCCCTCCGGTTTCTTTAGAAAGCTAGATTTGTTAAGCGGTCAAGCCTATTGCGAGA GGTGCCGTAGAGGTTGCAAGAAATGCCGAGATCCCTACAACTGTGATGTTTGCGATGACAGATTTGTCCTGTTCAAAGGCGCTTTCTCTAAGTGCTTACGCAGTTGTCCAACTGGTTACAAGACTAGTGAACGTAATTCTTCAAGAAATTCTTGCATTAAAG ATAACAATGGATGTCTGGATAAAAGCTGTTATAGATGCGTTGATGACTGGCATAGAGTGGTGATCAGAAGACAGTATCACTGCCGCAAGAAGTGTCCTGTGGGGCATTTTGGATTTCTCACAGCACAAAAAACGAAGCTCTGTTTCA GGTGCCCGTACAGCTGTCAATCATGTTCCAGTAGCCGAAAGTGCCAACAGTGTAAACCAGGTTTCTTCAAAATTGAGCGTGGAAGAGGAAAGTTATGCGTCGGGCGCTGTCCTCGAAATTACGTGGCGCGAGAAAATCCAAAAGGGCAAAAAATTTGCGTAAAAG AGAGTGATGATGTTTTTGGACGCTTCTGA
- the LOC141873947 gene encoding proprotein convertase subtilisin/kexin type 6-like isoform X2: protein MEGGSFIFLAMLAVTIGSRASALKVGEFANLQSATGCFKTIPNCASCLDHRTCLRCQKGFAFLESYWGALCVVKCPEGFTEVATSGNGTMCKSRKGCSKIVNCSQCEETFGDSCDVCEKGFLLFQQKTGSGVHCLTSCPAGFMEHGTRCRAEKCEDFFCSRCKEGLILQNKGGNNCLEKCPSGFFRKLDLLSGQAYCERCRRGCKKCRDPYNCDVCDDRFVLFKGAFSKCLRSCPTGYKTSERNSSRNSCIKDNNGCLDKSCYRCVDDWHRVVIRRQYHCRKKCPVGHFGFLTAQKTKLCFRCPYSCQSCSSSRKCQQCKPGFFKIERGRGKLCVGRCPRNYVARENPKGQKICVKESDDVFGRF, encoded by the exons ATGGAAGGAGgaagtttcatttttcttgctaTGTTGGCGGTAACTATAGGAAGCAGAGCATCCGCACTCAAAGTCGGGGAATTTGCAAACCTGCAATCAGCCACAG GTTGCTTCAAGACTATCCCGAATTGTGCTTCATGTCTGGATCACAGAACATGCCTGAGGTGCCAAAAAGGCTTCGCTTTTCTTGAGAGTTACTGGGGCGCCCTTTGCGTTGTTAAATGTCCCGAGGGATTTACTGAAGTGGCGACGAGTGGAAATGGTACAATGTGCAAAAGCAGGAAGG GATGCAGTAAGATTGTGAACTGCTCTCAGTGCGAGGAGACTTTTGGTGACAGTTGTGACGTGTGCGAAAAGGGATTCCTGTTATTCCAACAAAAGACGGGCTCTGGAGTTCATTGCTTGACTTCTTGTCCCGCGGGATTCATGGAGCATGGGACGAGGTGTCGAGCAG aaaaatgTGAGGACTTCTTCTGTTCTCGCTGTAAAGAAGGGCTGATTCTGCAGAACAAAGGCGGCAACAATTGTCTTGAGAAGTGTCCCTCCGGTTTCTTTAGAAAGCTAGATTTGTTAAGCGGTCAAGCCTATTGCGAGA GGTGCCGTAGAGGTTGCAAGAAATGCCGAGATCCCTACAACTGTGATGTTTGCGATGACAGATTTGTCCTGTTCAAAGGCGCTTTCTCTAAGTGCTTACGCAGTTGTCCAACTGGTTACAAGACTAGTGAACGTAATTCTTCAAGAAATTCTTGCATTAAAG ATAACAATGGATGTCTGGATAAAAGCTGTTATAGATGCGTTGATGACTGGCATAGAGTGGTGATCAGAAGACAGTATCACTGCCGCAAGAAGTGTCCTGTGGGGCATTTTGGATTTCTCACAGCACAAAAAACGAAGCTCTGTTTCA GGTGCCCGTACAGCTGTCAATCATGTTCCAGTAGCCGAAAGTGCCAACAGTGTAAACCAGGTTTCTTCAAAATTGAGCGTGGAAGAGGAAAGTTATGCGTCGGGCGCTGTCCTCGAAATTACGTGGCGCGAGAAAATCCAAAAGGGCAAAAAATTTGCGTAAAAG AGAGTGATGATGTTTTTGGACGCTTCTGA
- the LOC141868434 gene encoding adenosine receptor A2a-like yields MPKNVSNQSCDSSQGIVLEPLDIWYWTVRAIIAVLTVIGNGFVIYLILCRRRLQVASNWFVLSLTVADFCIGFFVTPSGFACTFYFRCEWYLQIVFYNFMLFSSTTSLWVLAVDRYLSIVYSLRYTSMMTNKRIFAMVVAAWGSSFATTFVRLLWFNDCHNYFEENIENFYRVVMDFFVGIGSCLILIFIYLRVLFISRKVARQIKAQENEVNHNCEANELNRSLSHVRQNLSTSLLGSVVSLFVLCNSLSVFVSFSTIFRSPYLKAIHFKLAYLLVHLNSFLNALVYALVKKDIRLEIRRTFHCSN; encoded by the coding sequence ATGCCCAAGAACGTAAGCAATCAATCTTGTGACTCCAGTCAAGGTATCGTGTTAGAGCCACTGGATATTTGGTACTGGACTGTCCGAGCTATCATCGCTGTTTTAACTGTCATTGGAAACGGTTTCGTCATCTATTTAATACTTTGCAGACGACGTCTACAAGTAGCAAGTAACTGGTTCGTCCTATCTTTAACAGTTGCAGACTTCTGCATTGGCTTCTTCGTAACGCCCAGTGGATTTGCTTGCACGTTCTATTTTCGATGCGAGTGGTACTTGCAGATAGTTTTTTATAACTTtatgttattttcttcaacaaCAAGTCTGTGGGTCCTTGCAGTCGATAGATATCTCAGCATCGTGTACTCTTTGAGGTATACATCCATGATGACAAACAAGCGAATCTTTGCAATGGTGGTTGCAGCTTGGGGAAGCTCATTTGCTACTACATTTGTTCGGCTTCTCTGGTTTAACGACTGTCACAACTACTTTGAAGAGAATATCGAAAATTTTTATCGAGTGGTCATGGATTTCTTCGTTGGTATTGGCTCGTGTCTGatattgattttcatttaCCTCCGCGTTCTCTTTATATCGCGAAAAGTTGCAAGGCAGATAAAAGCccaagaaaatgaagtgaaTCACAACTGCGAAGCAAATGAACTGAATCGCAGTTTAAGCCATGTACGACAAAATTTGTCGACAAGTCTTCTTGGGTCTGTTGTCTCGTTATTCGTCCTTTGTAACAGCCTCAGTGTCTTTGTTTCGTTCTCTACGATCTTCAGGTCTCCCTATCTTAAGGCAATACACTTCAAACTAGCATATTTGCTTGTTCATTTGAACTCTTTTCTTAATGCCTTAGTTTATGCGTTGGTAAAAAAAGATATTCGCCTCGAGATAAGGCGTACGTTCCACTGTAGCAACTGA